ATGGTACAGGTGTCTTTCTCTACACGAACCCGGGCGACATCCAGGCCGACCTGAACTACGCGAAGAACACCTGGCCTCCCTCGGCGGACCTCCTCAATGCCTCCATAGGCACGAATACCGCCTGGAACGGTTTCCCGTGCAGCTACGAGGGGAACTACGGGCCGACCTCGCAGCTCCTCGACACAATCGCGCGCGGCAGCCTGGGAGAACCCTTCATCATGGCATGGGCCGCAGGCAATGAACGCGGCGGGGCCTGCGGCAGCTCATACAACACCACTGCTCCCCCGGCGGGCGCCAAGAACCCCATCCAGTCAGGCGCTACGACGGAGTCCGACGGGATGTCCACCTTCTCGAGCTGGGGTCCCACGGACGACGGGCGGCTCAAACCTGTCATCTGCTCACCGGGAGTGAACGTCCTCTCCTGCGACGATGCGGGAGGCTACACGACGATGAGCGGGACATCCATGGCATCGCCGACGACCGCCGGCATCATCGCGCTGATGCTCCAGCAGTACAGGGTGAGCTACGCCACGGCCGGAGAATTCCTCCCCTCCTCGGCGAAGGCGCTCCTCATGCACACGGCGCTCGATTTGGGGAACGCGGGGCCCGACTTCCAGTTCGGCTACGGGAGGATAAACGGCGTGAACGCCGTGGATGCGATCATCGCCCGCGATCTCAAGGAAGAGCAGCTCAGCGACCAGAATGAACTCCACGAATACACCATCACTGTCGCGCCGGGCACCCTCGATCTCAGGGCGAGCCTCGCCTGGGACGACGCGGCAGGGAGCAACGTGACGATCAAGAAACTGGTGAATGACCTCGACCTCACCCTGGTCGGGCCCGACAGCACGGTGTACTACCCATGGATCCTCGACCCCTCGAATCCCTCCGCAGCCGCGACGCAGGGCGAGGACACTTTCAACAACCAGGAGCAGGTCGTGGTACAGAACCCCGCAGAGGGGAGCTGGAAGGTCTGCGTGAGGGCACGCGAGCTCACCGACGCGCCGCAATCCTATTCGGTTGTCTTCCCGGGCGCCGGAGACCTCTCCCCCTCGACAACGCCGGGGGTGACTCCCACGCCGACGGTGACACCGGATTACTGCTACGAGGCGATTACCAACGGCGGGTTCGAGTCGGGCACGTCTCCCTGGAGCTTCAGCGGGTCGGCGACAAGGACCACCGAGCAGGCGCACAGCGGGAGCTACTCGGCGCGGCTCGGCGGCACGACCAACGGGCGCGTCTACCAGCAGCTCGTCATCCCCTTGAACACCGTGACCGCGACGCTCGACTTCTGGGTGCGGATGAACACCTCTGAAATAGATCCGTACTATGACTTCTTCGACGTGGAGGTGAAGGACGCCTCCGACCAGACGCTTGTCACGCTCCTCTCGATTTGCAACAACGACCCCGGGTTCCAGAACACCTGGGTGCAGGAGACGTTCGTGCTCGGCTCCGACTTCGCCGGTAGAACCGTGCGTCTCAATTTACAGGCAGACGTGGACGCGTCGGTTAACACCTACTTTTACATTGATGACGTCTGAAG
This window of the Candidatus Auribacterota bacterium genome carries:
- a CDS encoding S8 family serine peptidase; translation: MKVFTLALAFSVIAITLSLTHTGTAVPGTYAGASHKILLKSSSLIPLAKNAADVKALAARGEALLKSGRSRIHALLQLHEIPGLPERNALARQGVALLTYIPNRAWLASIPAAASQRVTSLPEVRWVGDLSADDKLHPRIRNGEFGEWAYDKNTGVAVVLVQLFRDVGLEEGIKVAAGHGGVVLSEASLINTLVVKIAASKLMSLAGEDIVEWIEQPLPPLVPINAENRAIVGADTLQGVPYSLDGTGVDVLVYDGGRVYAHPDLDSHRTWGDAAPFAEHATHVACTVCGDGTVTYNNCGMAPKANLLSMGFEDDGTGVFLYTNPGDIQADLNYAKNTWPPSADLLNASIGTNTAWNGFPCSYEGNYGPTSQLLDTIARGSLGEPFIMAWAAGNERGGACGSSYNTTAPPAGAKNPIQSGATTESDGMSTFSSWGPTDDGRLKPVICSPGVNVLSCDDAGGYTTMSGTSMASPTTAGIIALMLQQYRVSYATAGEFLPSSAKALLMHTALDLGNAGPDFQFGYGRINGVNAVDAIIARDLKEEQLSDQNELHEYTITVAPGTLDLRASLAWDDAAGSNVTIKKLVNDLDLTLVGPDSTVYYPWILDPSNPSAAATQGEDTFNNQEQVVVQNPAEGSWKVCVRARELTDAPQSYSVVFPGAGDLSPSTTPGVTPTPTVTPDYCYEAITNGGFESGTSPWSFSGSATRTTEQAHSGSYSARLGGTTNGRVYQQLVIPLNTVTATLDFWVRMNTSEIDPYYDFFDVEVKDASDQTLVTLLSICNNDPGFQNTWVQETFVLGSDFAGRTVRLNLQADVDASVNTYFYIDDV